From one Rhizobium sp. CIAT894 genomic stretch:
- a CDS encoding MFS transporter, producing MLAAAKSTENAPRPSIGFHALTLATFFGASAAPTPLYRIYQENFALSPVLITVVFAVYAFALLAALLTAGSISDHLGRKPVIFFALVLEIVAMALFVAASGPGWLIAARIVQGIATGIAGASLGAALVDVDRAKGQIVNSIAPLCGMAVGAVGTSALIQYAPFPMHLIYALLLTAFAVQAAGIWLTGETGGRRPGALGSLMPRVTVPPQVKRPLSLVTPINIANWTLAGFYLSLVPSLVAGTTGSGAPLTGGAVVTALMASGAITVYLRRAKSASANLGFGVSAKTLGILTVVAGVHLANVPMLIIGTVFTGAGFGTNFLGSIGTIMPLAKPDERAGLLAAFYVQSYLAFSLPAILAGFLAKSAGYALTTDIYATVILLLMGAGLIAIRAGRRKAAA from the coding sequence ATGCTCGCCGCCGCCAAATCCACAGAGAATGCGCCGCGCCCCTCGATCGGCTTTCATGCGCTGACGCTCGCCACCTTCTTCGGCGCTTCCGCGGCGCCGACGCCGCTCTACCGGATCTATCAGGAGAATTTCGCGCTCTCGCCGGTGCTGATCACGGTGGTCTTCGCCGTCTACGCCTTCGCGCTGCTGGCAGCACTGCTGACGGCTGGTTCCATCTCCGATCATCTCGGCCGCAAGCCGGTGATCTTTTTCGCCCTGGTGCTCGAAATCGTCGCCATGGCGCTCTTCGTCGCCGCCAGCGGCCCCGGCTGGCTGATCGCGGCGCGGATCGTCCAGGGTATTGCAACGGGGATCGCCGGCGCTTCGCTCGGCGCCGCGCTCGTCGATGTCGACCGGGCCAAGGGGCAGATCGTCAATTCGATCGCCCCGCTTTGCGGCATGGCAGTCGGCGCGGTCGGCACCAGCGCCCTGATCCAATATGCCCCTTTCCCGATGCATCTGATCTATGCGCTGTTGCTCACCGCCTTCGCAGTGCAGGCGGCCGGCATCTGGCTGACGGGCGAGACCGGCGGCAGGCGGCCGGGCGCGCTCGGCTCGCTGATGCCGCGCGTCACCGTTCCGCCGCAGGTGAAGCGGCCGCTGTCGCTGGTGACGCCGATCAACATCGCCAACTGGACGCTCGCCGGTTTCTATCTCTCGCTGGTTCCATCCCTGGTCGCCGGAACGACCGGCAGCGGGGCGCCGCTGACCGGCGGAGCCGTGGTGACCGCGCTGATGGCAAGCGGGGCGATCACCGTCTATCTCAGGCGCGCCAAGAGCGCATCGGCCAATCTCGGTTTCGGCGTGTCGGCCAAGACGCTCGGCATCCTGACGGTCGTTGCCGGCGTGCATCTTGCCAATGTGCCGATGCTCATCATCGGCACCGTCTTCACCGGCGCCGGTTTCGGCACCAATTTCCTCGGCTCGATCGGCACCATCATGCCGCTCGCCAAACCGGACGAGCGGGCCGGTCTGCTTGCGGCCTTCTACGTCCAGAGCTATCTCGCCTTCAGCCTGCCGGCGATCCTTGCCGGGTTTCTGGCGAAATCGGCCGGTTATGCGCTGACGACGGATATCTATGCGACTGTAATTCTGCTGTTGATGGGCGCCGGGCTGATCGCCATTCGGGCCGGCCGCCGGAAGGCGGCGGCCTGA